From Streptosporangium album, the proteins below share one genomic window:
- a CDS encoding DUF742 domain-containing protein, translating to MLGRDGTGDDEPLFRPYAVTGGRSEPRYHMAMETLVSSSFIRDEELVLLTPEQDAIIRLCRAFRSVAEISALLRVPLGVARVLVADMADEGLVRLHQPRLEQGQPDLNMLERVLSGLRRL from the coding sequence GTGCTCGGGCGTGACGGAACCGGGGACGACGAGCCCCTGTTCCGTCCGTACGCGGTAACCGGTGGTCGTTCCGAGCCCCGGTATCACATGGCGATGGAGACCCTGGTCTCCTCCTCGTTCATCAGGGATGAGGAGTTGGTCCTGCTCACTCCCGAGCAGGATGCCATCATCAGGCTCTGCCGTGCGTTCCGGTCGGTCGCCGAGATCTCGGCGCTGCTGAGGGTCCCGCTCGGCGTGGCTCGCGTGCTGGTGGCGGACATGGCCGATGAGGGGCTCGTCCGTCTCCACCAGCCACGCCTCGAACAGGGACAACCGGATCTCAACATGCTCGAAAGGGTGCTCAGTGGACTTCGCAGGCTCTAA
- a CDS encoding GTP-binding protein, giving the protein MDFAGSNQSGLTSTKIVVAGGFGVGKTTFVGAVSEILPLTTEAVMTDASAGIDDLGLTPNKVTTTVAMDFGRLSLDRDLILYLFGTPGQHRFWFMWDDLVRGALGAVVLIDTRRLADGFPAIDYFEEAKLPFVIGVNGWDGQFQHTEEEVREALALAPHVPIVRTDARSRDSVKGTLITLVEHVLRVRSAYGTSV; this is encoded by the coding sequence GTGGACTTCGCAGGCTCTAACCAGTCCGGCCTGACGTCGACGAAGATCGTCGTCGCGGGTGGGTTCGGCGTCGGCAAGACCACGTTCGTGGGCGCCGTGTCGGAGATCCTCCCGCTGACCACGGAGGCGGTGATGACCGACGCCAGCGCCGGCATCGACGACCTCGGTCTCACTCCGAACAAGGTGACGACCACGGTCGCGATGGACTTCGGCCGGCTCTCGCTGGACCGTGACCTGATCCTGTACCTGTTCGGCACGCCGGGCCAGCACCGGTTCTGGTTCATGTGGGACGACCTGGTCCGCGGCGCGCTCGGCGCGGTGGTCCTGATCGACACCCGGCGCCTGGCCGACGGCTTCCCCGCGATCGACTACTTCGAGGAGGCCAAGCTCCCCTTCGTGATCGGCGTCAACGGCTGGGACGGGCAGTTCCAGCACACGGAGGAGGAGGTGCGAGAGGCCCTGGCCCTCGCACCCCACGTGCCCATCGTGCGCACCGACGCCCGCTCCCGTGACTCCGTCAAGGGCACGCTGATCACGCTGGTCGAGCACGTCCTGCGGGTCCGGTCGGCCTACGGCACGTCGGTCTAG
- a CDS encoding ABC transporter substrate-binding protein, giving the protein MRRQLAGVAAALLLLTACSGEKEEPAPAGGTVKIAINGWAGYEASAAVLGRLLQQELGYRVQRVELNEAESWEGLEKGTVDVIVENWGREAEKKTYIEEKKVAVSAGRNGNKGAIGWYVPQWMADRYPDITDWRRLNKYAHLFKTAKSGNFGQLLDGDASYVTNDEALVRNLGLNYRVVYAGSEEALIKAATRATRQRTPLLMYFYEPQWLFTRVKLAKINLPPYAIGCDIDTKKIACDYPPYLLDKIVSRRFADTGGRAYELVRNFAWTNDQQNAVADDMTNNGLSADQAARKWIDANRIVWKDWVPG; this is encoded by the coding sequence GTGAGACGACAACTCGCCGGGGTCGCCGCGGCGCTCCTCCTTCTCACCGCGTGCAGCGGCGAGAAGGAGGAGCCCGCGCCGGCCGGCGGCACCGTGAAGATCGCCATCAACGGATGGGCGGGCTACGAGGCCAGCGCCGCGGTACTCGGACGGCTTCTCCAGCAGGAGCTCGGCTACCGGGTGCAGCGGGTGGAACTCAACGAGGCCGAATCCTGGGAGGGCCTCGAAAAGGGCACGGTCGACGTGATCGTCGAGAACTGGGGCCGCGAGGCGGAGAAGAAGACCTACATCGAGGAGAAGAAGGTCGCCGTCTCCGCCGGAAGAAACGGAAATAAAGGGGCAATCGGGTGGTATGTCCCGCAGTGGATGGCCGACCGGTACCCGGATATCACCGACTGGCGGCGGCTCAACAAATATGCCCACCTATTCAAGACCGCCAAATCCGGAAATTTCGGTCAGCTTCTTGACGGGGACGCCTCCTACGTCACCAACGACGAGGCGCTGGTCCGCAATCTCGGGCTCAATTACAGAGTCGTCTACGCAGGCAGCGAGGAGGCCCTGATAAAGGCCGCCACCCGGGCGACCCGGCAGCGCACCCCGCTGCTGATGTATTTCTACGAACCCCAGTGGCTGTTCACCCGGGTCAAGCTGGCGAAGATCAACCTGCCCCCCTACGCGATCGGCTGCGACATCGACACCAAGAAGATCGCGTGCGACTACCCGCCCTACCTGCTCGACAAGATCGTGAGCAGGAGGTTCGCCGACACCGGCGGCAGGGCCTACGAACTGGTACGCAACTTCGCGTGGACGAACGACCAGCAGAACGCGGTCGCCGACGACATGACCAACAACGGCCTGAGCGCCGACCAGGCGGCACGGAAATGGATCGACGCGAACAGGATCGTGTGGAAGGACTGGGTGCCCGGCTGA
- a CDS encoding ABC transporter substrate-binding protein, producing MRIGRRLSLLAGVLTLGLAAAGCGGAKVETGTSSAQPSGSAGSSAPASGGTVKIAINGWAGYEASAGVIAYLLESKLGYKVEKKELAEQVSWEGFESGDVDVIVENWGHDDLKKTFIEEKKVAVDAGSTGNKGVIGWYVPKWMADEHPDITDYKSLNKYASLFKTSESDGKGQLLFGDPSYVSNEEALIKNLKLDYKVVVGGSEAALIESATQAQKQKKPLLFYFWDPHWLFSQVELVRVNLPPYTEGCDADPKKVACDYAELDLDKIVSKRFADTGGKAYELVKNFSWTNEAQNTVANDITNKGMSPEDAAKKWVEANPSVWASWIPR from the coding sequence ATGAGGATCGGACGCAGGCTCAGCCTGCTCGCCGGTGTCCTGACGCTTGGGCTGGCCGCCGCGGGCTGCGGTGGCGCCAAGGTGGAGACCGGCACCAGTTCGGCACAGCCGTCCGGGAGCGCCGGATCGTCGGCTCCCGCCTCGGGCGGCACCGTGAAGATCGCCATCAACGGATGGGCCGGATACGAGGCCAGCGCCGGGGTGATCGCGTATCTGCTGGAGAGCAAGCTCGGCTACAAGGTCGAGAAGAAGGAGCTCGCCGAGCAGGTCTCCTGGGAGGGCTTCGAGAGCGGCGACGTCGACGTCATCGTGGAGAACTGGGGCCACGACGACCTGAAGAAGACCTTCATCGAGGAGAAGAAGGTCGCCGTGGATGCGGGTTCCACCGGCAACAAGGGCGTCATCGGCTGGTACGTCCCCAAATGGATGGCGGATGAGCACCCCGACATCACCGACTACAAGAGCCTGAACAAGTACGCGAGCCTGTTCAAGACCTCGGAGTCGGACGGCAAGGGCCAGCTTCTCTTCGGCGACCCCTCCTACGTCAGCAACGAGGAGGCGCTCATCAAGAACCTGAAGCTGGACTACAAGGTGGTCGTGGGGGGCAGCGAGGCGGCGCTGATCGAGTCCGCCACCCAGGCCCAGAAGCAGAAGAAACCGCTGCTGTTCTACTTCTGGGACCCGCACTGGCTGTTCAGCCAGGTCGAGCTCGTCCGGGTCAACCTGCCCCCCTACACCGAGGGCTGCGACGCCGACCCCAAGAAGGTCGCCTGCGACTACGCCGAACTCGACCTCGACAAGATCGTGAGCAAGAGGTTCGCCGACACCGGCGGCAAGGCCTACGAGCTGGTCAAGAACTTCTCCTGGACCAACGAGGCGCAGAACACGGTGGCCAACGACATCACCAACAAGGGCATGTCCCCGGAGGACGCGGCCAAGAAGTGGGTCGAGGCCAACCCGTCCGTCTGGGCCTCCTGGATCCCCCGGTAA